TGGCTTTATCCGCTTTGGTTCGCGCGTGGATATGTATCTGCCTGTCGATGCGCAGGCGCAAGTGGCGATTGGCGATAAAGTTACCGGCGTCAGCACTGTATTGGCGCGTTTGCCGCTGACTGCGCCGCAAGCTGAATCTGATCCTAAAGCCGCAGCTCCACAAGCTGCGCCTGCTTCACAAGCGACTCCGGTTGAAACAGTGGCAAACCAATCTACCGAACAGCAGCAAATTGAAGCAGCGGCGGCTAAGATTCAAGCGGCTGTGCAAGATGTGTTGAAAGATTAATAGTCAGTTTTAAATGATTGGTTAAAACAAGAAAAAGGTTTTCAGACGGCCGTCTGAAAACCTTTTTTGTTTGCCTGTCCGATTTTAAAACTTCACGTTTACACCGCCGGTAAAGCTGCGGCCCATTTGCGGCGTATCAGAGAGGAAGCTGCTGTGGGCGTAAACGGATTGGTTGAGCAGGTTGTCGGCTTTGACGTACCAATTCCACTCACCATAGCGCGTATTGCGGCGATAGTTTGCGCCGAGGTTGAGCATATGGTGTCCGGGCGTGCGCGTTTCGTAGCGGGCGAGTTTGTTTTGTGCGAACACGCGGTAGTAGTCCAAGTTGGCATCAATGCGGTCGGTCAGCGAGGCTTTCAGGTGGACGCCAAGGCGCGCAGCCGGAACGCGAGGGGCGTTTTGGTCTTTCTGTGCGATGAAAGGACGGTTGCCGTAGGCATCTTCCCTGCTGGGAAGGGACGGCAGGTTTTTCAGACGGCCTCGTACATAGTCGCCGGAAACGCCGATGCGGTAGCGCGGTGTCGGTTTGAAGTAGATTTCGCCTTCCGCGCCGTAGAAGTCGGCGCCGGATTGGTTGTAGCGCACGAGCTTCATTTCGCTGTCGTCTTCAATGGATTTGGGGCCGCGTCCGTCATTTAAGGTTTGGGCGTAGATGTAGTTGCCGAAGCGGTTGCGGTAGAGCGCCAGATTGTATTGCCAGCGGTCGCCTTCGTAGCCCAGCGCGAGTTCGATATTGTTGGAACGCTCTTTGTTGAGGTGTTTGTTGCCGACTTCAAAAGTGTTGGTGGCGACGTGTTTGCCGTGTGCGTACAGCTCTTGCGTTGACGGCAGGCGTTCCTGATGGGAGGCAGTCAGGCTGAGTTTGTGTTGTGGCGTGAAATACCAGTTGCCCGAAAGTGCGAACGAGCGGGCGGTTTGGCGGTGCGCGCCAAGGTCGGGCAGGGGTTGGTTGTAGTAGTTTTCCCGATCAATCAATGCTTTGTCGTACTGGATGGAGGCTTTTTGTTTTTCCACGCGTACGCCGCCTTCAAGCGTGAAGTTGTCCCAGTTTGCTTGTTCTACACCGAAAAAGCTGTAATGGCGCACATTATTGTCAATCAACATCGGTTGTTGGACGGTTTCAGGAATGGCGGAAAGCGCGCTGGATTTTTGTCCCAAATATTGCACGCCCCAGCTGCCTTTCAGACGGCCTATGGGTTGGTGGCGCAACTCGATACGGGCGTTGTGTGTTTTGTTGTTGAAGAAGTTTTCTACTGCATCGCCTGCTTTTTCGTCGTGGTGGTAGTCGTTGCGGTTTAGGTGTATGCGCAGGGCTTCAAAACCGGGGAGCGGCTGCTTCCATTCGGCGCGGAGTTCATAGCGTTTGTTACGCAGGTCTATCCACGGTTTGCCGTTGTGGGCATGGGCGTGTGCATCATCGTCGTCGTGAAAGCCGCAGCTCAAGCCCGGGTTGTCGTAATCAACGTCTTCTTCGGTCAGAAGGTGCGGATAAAGCTGCAAATAGCGTTTGTTAATCAAGCTCTTTTGCCAGATGATGTCGGCGTGGCAGTCGTCGTAGAGATGGCTGTGGGCAGGCAGGCCGTAGCGGTCGCGACGGTCGCTGTACGCCACGCCGAGGAAACCCTTATCTCCAACCCAAGACAGGCCGATGCTGCCGGTTTTTGAATCGGCATGGCTGTCGGGCAGTCGTTTCAGACGGCCTTCTTCTTTTTGATAGCGCGGTACGGCGTAATCGCCCGATTTGCGGTACAAGCCTTCGGTATGCAGCACGAAGTTGTTACCCAAACCGATATTGATGCCTGCGGATGTCAGTTTTTCCAAATTGCCGCTGCTCAAACGCAATCCGGCTTCGCCCGATACGCCGTTTTCAGGCATTTTTTCGGGAATTTTGCCATCGGCAACATCGACCAAACCGGCCACATTGCCCGAGCTGTATAAGAGCGTAACCGGGCCGCGCAAGATTTCGATCTGTTGCGACAAGGCGCTGTCCACCATGATTGCATGGTCGGGCGAGAAATCCGCCATATCGCCGGTTTCGCCATGATGGTTCAACACTTTAATCCGTCTGCCTGTTTGACCGCGAATAACGGGAGCGGACGCGCCGCCACCGTATTGCGAGGCATGAATGCCCGGTACGCCGTCTAAAGCATCGCCTAGGTTGACGGCTTTTTGACGCAAGGTATCGCCGGAGATGATTTTGTCGGAGGCGGTCGAAGTGTGCAGCAGCCCCGACGTAGCGCGCGGACGGCTTTTACCGACGACGGTAACCTCGTCCAAGTCAACAGACTGTTCGGTTTCATGCGCTTGGGAGAGGATGGGGTGCTGATTAGAAGAATAGATAAAACAATGGGCTTGAGTGTGGTTTGTGTCATTTTAGTTTCTCATCATATTTTAAAAGGCTGTTATTATATAACATTGCATCATTTATATAATAAGATTTTTGAGAAAAAAAGGCCGTCTGAAAACGAAGCGTGGTTTTCAGACGGCCTTCAGCTTGTATGTAGGTTTAAATGAAAATGGAACAATCTCTCTGTTTCCTGGTTTGGGTAAGGCAGAAAGTCATGGCAGATTGTTTGCTTTCATTGAAAGTATTACTTGGTTTCAGTGGCTTTAGCGCCAGCGGTCTCTGCAATCAAATCTAAGAATACCAACGGCTTTTTGCCGATGTTTTTGAGTGCATGGGACTGGCCGGGGCGGGCGATGGTAATGTCGCCGGCGCCGACTTCGATTTGTTTGCCTTCACTGTCGGTAAACAGGCCTTTGCCGGATACGATGATGTAAACGTCTTCATTGCCGGTATGTTTGTGTTGGCCGATGGAAGCGCCCGGCGGCAAGGTGAGCCAGCCGATTTCTTTGAATGCGTCTTGGTCGGCGGTTTGATGGCGAGTGAAGGCAAAGCTGCCGAGCAAGGGGCCTTGGCCTCCGGCTGCATTTTCGCGGTTCCATTCTGCTAAGTCGGCTTTTTTGTACACTTGGATGTTGCGGTCTGTGGGGGTAGTTTGTTCGGCAGCTTGAACGCTGATGGATGTGCCGAGCAGAAGGGCGACAGATAATGCGGCAAATAGTGGTTTCATGGTGGTTCTCCGTTTGTCAGGTTGAGTCAGATAATGCGGATTCCGTTTTCAGACGGCCTGCGGGGTTGAAACGATTAACCCCGCAGGCTTCCCCCCAAGATTTATTTCACATTGCGCAGATAGTTCAACAATAAAGGAACAGGGCGGCCGGTCGCGCCTTTTTCACCGCCGGATTTCCATGCGGTACCTGCGATGTCGAGGTGTGCCCATGGATAGTCTTCGGTGAAGTAAGACAAGAATGTTGCGGCGGTAATCGTGCCTGCCCCCGGCGTGCCGATGTTTGGAATGTCGGCAAAGTTGGATTTGAGTTGGTCTTTGTAGGTCTCAAAGAGCGGCAGTTGCCATGCTTTGTCGTCCACGTTGCGGGAAGCGGCCAGCAGGCTGTCGACTAAATCTTGATTGTTGCCCATCACGCCGCTGACGTCATGACCCAGGGCGATAATGCACGCGCCGGTCAGGGTGGCGACGTCGATAACGGCTTTAGGTTTGAATTGTTCGGCGTAAGTCAATGCGTCGCACAAAATCAGACGGCCTTCGGCATCGGTGTTCAACACTTCGATGGTCAAGCCTTTCATGCTTTTTACGACGTCGCCCGGTTTGTTGGCCGCGCCGGAAGGCATGTTTTCACAAGTGGCGACGACAGCGATGAGGTTGATCGGCAGTTGTAGTTTGACGGCGGCGCAGAAGGTGCTGATAACGGTTGCCGCGCCGCACATGTCGAACTTCATTTCGTCCATGTTCAGGCCGGGTTTGAGGGAAATGCCGCCGGTGTCGAAGGTAATGCCTTTGCCGACCAATACTACAGGCGCGGCTTCTTTGTCGGCCGCACCGAAATAGCTCAGTTCGACCAAATATGGGTCTTCGACGCTGCCTTTGGCGACAGACCAGAACGAACCCATGTTTTCTTTGATGTAGTCTTTTTCAATGATTTTGGCGTGTGCGCCCAGTTTTTCGGCTTCGGCTTTGGCGGTACGCGCGAGGAACTCAGGCGTGCATTCGTTCGGTGCGGCATTGCCCAAGTCGCGGCAGAGGCTTTGTCCGTAAACTTGCGCTTCGGCAACGCGCAGGGCTTCTTTGATGG
Above is a genomic segment from Neisseria subflava containing:
- a CDS encoding cupin domain-containing protein — its product is MKPLFAALSVALLLGTSISVQAAEQTTPTDRNIQVYKKADLAEWNRENAAGGQGPLLGSFAFTRHQTADQDAFKEIGWLTLPPGASIGQHKHTGNEDVYIIVSGKGLFTDSEGKQIEVGAGDITIARPGQSHALKNIGKKPLVFLDLIAETAGAKATETK
- a CDS encoding leucyl aminopeptidase: MKFSTKAETLQAQQAGAQLFICAEASQLSNPTALALFASLEEGQNFADTKIPTDNGLQAIAVVRLEKTDRAALNKAAAEAAKWAQNQETVNVDVHAFDEAQAATVAEAFAIAFGNAAYRFDRYKKEAKPAKFVEAVFHSAHEAAIKEALRVAEAQVYGQSLCRDLGNAAPNECTPEFLARTAKAEAEKLGAHAKIIEKDYIKENMGSFWSVAKGSVEDPYLVELSYFGAADKEAAPVVLVGKGITFDTGGISLKPGLNMDEMKFDMCGAATVISTFCAAVKLQLPINLIAVVATCENMPSGAANKPGDVVKSMKGLTIEVLNTDAEGRLILCDALTYAEQFKPKAVIDVATLTGACIIALGHDVSGVMGNNQDLVDSLLAASRNVDDKAWQLPLFETYKDQLKSNFADIPNIGTPGAGTITAATFLSYFTEDYPWAHLDIAGTAWKSGGEKGATGRPVPLLLNYLRNVK